The Erigeron canadensis isolate Cc75 chromosome 4, C_canadensis_v1, whole genome shotgun sequence genome window below encodes:
- the LOC122596824 gene encoding ATP-dependent DNA helicase PIF1-like has translation MRLKLGSPQSSLTEVKAFSDWLIQIGEGTIGDNNKGGEANVQFLDDVLIKYDGDHIKAIIDAIYPDINDHLHEPGYFCDKAILVPTNDEVDRINDHVLSLIKAEERTYFSSDRPCETESLDAFQQSLYSPDVLNGFKISGTPNHKLLLKPSVPVMLLRNIDQSKGLCIGTRLQVVRMAPHVIEAKIISGSNVNDVVYIPRMKITPSDKRIPFKFQRRQFPLVVCFAMTINKSQGQSLAQVGLFLQRPVFTHGQLYVTLSRVTIKSGLKILIVNKGGKNSSKTTNVVYKEVLQKI, from the coding sequence ATGCGCTTAAAGTTAGGGAGCCCACAATCATCACTCACTGAAGTCAAGGCTTTTTCAGATTGGCTCATACAAATTGGTGAAGGAACTATTGGAGATAACAATAAAGGTGGAGAAGCTAATGTTCAATTCCTGGATGATGTGCTTATCAAATATGATGGTGATCATATTAAGGCCATTATTGATGCAATTTATCCCGATATTAACGATCACCTCCATGAACCTGGATATTTTTGTGACAAGGCTATATTAGTTCCAACTAATGACGAGGTTGATCGCATCAATGACCATGTTTTGTCCCTGATAAAAGCCGAAGAGAGGACATACTTCAGTTCAGATCGTCCATGTGAAACCGAATCACTTGACGCCTTTCAACAATCTTTATATTCACCAGATGTTCTAAATGGATTTAAGATCTCCGGTACACCAAACCATAAGCTGCTTTTAAAACCAAGTGTTCCTGTTATGCTCCTTCGAAATATAGATCAGTCTAAAGGTTTGTGTATTGGAACAAGATTGCAAGTTGTGCGTATGGCTCCCCATGTCATAGAAGCAAAAATCATCTCAGGTTCAAATGTGAACGATGTAGTCTACATACCAAGGATGAAGATTACACCATCAGACAAACGCATACCATTTAAGTTTCAAAGGCGTCAATTTCCTTTGGTTGTTTGCTTTGCCATGACCATAAATAAAAGCCAAGGACAGTCATTAGCTCAAGTGGGATTGTTTTTACAACGTCCGGTTTTCACGCATGGTCAACTATATGTCACACTTTCAAGGGTTACGATCAAATCTGGTTTGAAGATCCTTATTGTCAATAAAGGTGGAAAAAATTCAAGCAAAACAACCAATGTCGTCTATAAAGAAGTGCTACAAAAGATTTGA
- the LOC122596120 gene encoding F-box protein CPR1-like, producing MSDVPMLPDVLSQILCWLPVKSLLRLRSVSKTFRNLIDSNYLINLHLNLSIKTRQNINILFGGDRTLCYFNLDSSNNAVNKIDNPLYFAIFETVVLGSCNGVVCLCTTEPDTEIAVWNPVVRKFKKTRLGPAKSLKGVGRGFCIKGFGYDCVGDDYKVVRLVQYFSSNLRSEVVYSTIEVFSLKADAWREVGGFPYFICYFKNFNAFANGALHWLVSESPETRLDVLIVAFDLTTDELRMVPRPDIGNDRVKVSLAILGGCLSLVCNYPKKNVDIWVMESYGVKDTWSKLISSTDVKLVMDLDCLRPVVYSKSGDEVLLEKNFERLYWYNLENKTVKRFKVAGMPRLFVTEVFTGSLFQVNIGCASEARKKKEKIENQNEKKKDDFLSKGFRLVL from the coding sequence ATGTCGGATGTACCTATGTTGCCGGATGTACTTTCCCAAATCCTATGTTGGCTGCCAGTGAAATCTTTACTTCGATTAAGGTCTGTTTCCAAAACATTTCGTAACCTAATTGATAGTAATTATCTTATTAATCTTCATCTTAATCTTTCCATTAAAACAAGACAGAATATTAATATCCTTTTCGGTGGTGACAGAACCCTTTGTTATTTTAACTTAGATTCGTCGAATAACGCAGTTAATAAGATAGATAATCCTTTATACTTTGCTATATTTGAAACCGTTGTGTTGGGTAGTTGTAACGGTGTGGTTTGTTTGTGTACTACTGAACCCGATACCGAGATTGCGGTGTGGAACCCCGTGGTTCGTAAGTTTAAGAAGACGAGGTTAGGGCCCgcaaaaagtttgaaaggaGTCGGGAGAGGGTTTTGTATTAAAGGGTTTGGGTATGATTGTGTTGGTGATGATTATAAAGTTGTTAGGTTGGTTCAGTATTTTAGTAGTAATTTGAGGAGTGAAGTTGTGTATTCGACGATTGAGGTTTTTAGTTTGAAAGCCGACGCGTGGAGAGAAGTTGGGGGGTTTCCTTATTTCATATGTTATTTCAAGAATTTTAATGCTTTTGCGAATGGTGCGTTGCATTGGTTGGTTAGTGAGAGTCCTGAGACGAGACTTGATGTTTTGATTGTTGCGTTTGATCTTACGACGGATGAGTTGAGGATGGTTCCTCGGCCTGATATTGGAAACGATAGGGTTAAAGTCAGTTTGGCGATATTGGGCGGGTGTCTTTCGTTGGTTTGTAATTATCCTAAGAAGAATGTTGATATATGGGTTATGGAAAGTTATGGGGTAAAGGATACGTGGAGTAAGTTGATTTCGAGTACAGATGTTAAGCTTGTTATGGATTTGGATTGTTTGAGGCCGGTTGTGTATTCTAAGAGTGGTGATGAAGTCCTTTTGGAGAAGAATTTTGAGAGACTTTATTGGTATAATCTCGAGAATAAGACGGTGAAACGATTTAAGGTTGCTGGTATGCCTAGGTTGTTTGTAACTGAAGTTTTTACAGGAAGCCTTTTTCAGGTGAACATCGGTTGTGCTTCTGAAGCTCgtaaaaagaaagagaaaatcgAGAACCAGAATGAGAAAAAGAAGGATGACTTCTTATCAAAGGGGTTCAGACTTGTGCTTTAA